One part of the Gossypium raimondii isolate GPD5lz chromosome 1, ASM2569854v1, whole genome shotgun sequence genome encodes these proteins:
- the LOC105785348 gene encoding villin-2 codes for MSSSKVLDPAFQGVGQKPGTEIWRIENFQPVPLQKSDYGKFYMGDSYIVLHTIHSKAGSHMYDIHFWIGKDTSQDEAGAAAIKTVELDAALGGRAVQHRELQGHESDKFLSYFKPCIVPLEGGVASGFKTPEEEVFETRLYICKGKRVVKLKQIPFARSSLNHDDVFILDTENKIYQFNGANSNIQERAKALEIIQFLKEKYHGGVCNVAIVDDGKLDTESDSGEFWVLFGGFAPLGKKASSEDDVIPESTPAKLYSITEGEVKPIEGELSKSMLENSKCYLLDCGAEIFVWIGRATQVEERKVATQSAEDFVASHNRPKATRITRLIQGYETSSFKSYFDSWPAASATPGGDDGRGKVAALLKQQKVAVKGLTKTAPVQEEVPLLEGGGKMEVWCIDDSAKTPLPKEDIGKFCSGDCYILLYTYHSGERKEDYFLCCWIGKDSNEEDQKIAAELANTVFNSHKGRPVQGRVYEGKEPPQFVALFQPMVVLKGGISAGYRKSIEEKGLTDETYTADSVALFQISGNSMHNIKAQQVDAVATSLNSTECFLLQSGSSAIFTWYGTQSTHEQQHLAPKVAEFLKPGVTRKHCKEGTETSAFWSALGGKQDYTSTEKESHEIVRDPHLYTFYLNKGKFKVEEVYNFDQDDLLTEDILILDTRAEVFVWVGQCVDAKEKQQAFEFGQKYIDRAVSLEGMSPKITLYKVTEGNEPCFFITFFSWDSHRATVPGNSFQKKVALLFGASHAEDRSDGQGPRQRAEALAALTSAFNPSPEGKTSAPKPVCTGQGSQRAAAVAALSQVLTAEMKKSPDGSPRKSASSTPAVTSPTYEAKSEADPSGAHDSHETAEGETGETNGDNSEPITQSCTYSYDQLKSKSENPVTGIDFKRRETYLSDEEFETVFGMPKEAFYKLPKWKQDLQKKEVDLF; via the exons ATGAGCTCATCAAAAGTTCTGGATCCTGCATTTCAAGGAGTTGGTCAAAAACC AGGGACTGAAATCTGGCGTATTGAGAATTTTCAGCCAGTTCCGTTGCAAAAGTCAGACTACGGAAAATTCTACATGGGGGATTCTTACATTGTCTTACAT ACGATACATAGCAAGGCTGGTTCGCATATGTATGACATACACTTCTGGATTGGGAAAGATACCAGTCAG GACGAAGCTGGAGCTGCTGCTATCAAAACTGTTGAGTTAGATGCAGCGCTAGGAGGTCGTGCCGTGCAGCACAGGGAACTTCAAGGCCATGAATCTGACAAATTTTTGTCATACTTTAAACCTTGCATTGTACCCTTGGAGGGTGGTGTTGCTTCTGGATTTAAAACACCAGAAGAAGAAGTGTTTGAAACTCGGTTATATATATGCAAAGGAAAACGAGTTGTCAAATTGAAGCAG ATTCCTTTTGCCCGGTCTTCACTGAATCACGATGATGTATTTATCCTGGACACTGAGAACAAGATTTATCAGTTCAATGGTGCAAACTCTAATATTCAGGAAAGGGCAAAGGCATTAGAAATTATCCAGTTTTTAAAGGAAAAGTACCATGGTGGAGTGTGCAATGTTGCAATTGTTG ATGATGGGAAATTGGACACTGAGTCAGATTCCGGTGAGTTCTGGGTCCTCTTTGGTGGTTTTGCTCCCTTAGGCAAGAAAGCTAGCAGTGAAGATGATGTTATTCCCGAGTCCACTCCAGCTAAACTTTATAG CATAACTGAAGGTGAGGTAAAGCCCATAGAAGGTGAACTATCGAAAAGCATGCTGGAAAACAGCAAATGCTATCTACTAGACTGTGGTGCTGAGATTTTTGTTTGGATTGGACGGGCAACACAAGTAGAGGAGAGAAAAGTAGCCACTCAATCCGCTGAG GACTTTGTTGCTAGCCACAATAGACCAAAAGCAACACGCATAACCCGTCTCATCCAAGGGTATGAAACCAGTTCATTCAAGTCCTACTTCGATTCTTGGCCGGCTGCATCTGCAACTCCTGGTGGTGACGACGGAAGAGGAAAAGTAGCTG CTTTGCTGAAGCAACAAAAAGTTGCAGTCAAAGGTTTGACCAAAACTGCTCCTGTACAAGAAGAAGTTCCTTTGCTTGAAGGCGGTGGAAAGATGGAg GTATGGTGCATTGATGACAGTGCCAAAACGCCGTTGCCAAAAGAGGATATTGGTAAATTCTGTAGTGGAGACTGCTACATTCTGCTTTATACATACCACTCAGGTGAAAGGAAAGAAGATTACTTTCTGTGCTGTTGGATTGGAAAGGATAGCAATGAG GAGGACCAAAAGATAGCTGCTGAGTTGGCTAATACAGTGTTTAACTCACATAAGGGGAGGCCTGTTCAG GGTCGTGTATATGAAGGTAAAGAGCCACCTCAATTTGTTGCACTTTTTCAACCTATGGTGGTCCTTAAG GGTGGCATAAGCGCTGGTTACAGAAAGAGTATAGAAGAGAAAGGCTTGACTGATGAAACCTACACAGCAGATTCTGTTGCTCTATTTCAGATATCAGGAAACTCCATGCACAATATTAAAGCACAACAAGTTGATGCA GTGGCAACATCGTTGAACTCGACTGAGTGTTTCCTCCTGCAATCTGGATCTTCAGCAATTTTCACTTGGTATGGAACTCAAAGCACTCACGAACAGCAGCACTTGGCTCCCAAAGTTGCTGAATTTTTGAAG CCTGGAGTAACTCGGAAACATTGTAAAGAAGGAACTGAGACCTCTGCCTTCTGGTCTGCACTTGGTGGGAAACAAGATTATACCTCAACCGAAAAAGAATCTCATGAGATTGTCAGGGATCCCCACTTGTACACTTTCTATCTTAATAAAG GAAAGTTTAAA GTTGAGGAAGTTTACAATTTCGATCAGGACGATCTCTTGACTGAAGATATTCTGATACTCGACACTCGTGCTGAAGTGTTTGTTTGGGTTGGTCAGTGTGTAGACGCCAAAGAAAAACAACAGGCTTTTGAATTTGGCCAG AAATACATAGACAGGGCTGTATCTCTAGAGGGTATGTCGCCAAAGATTACACTATACAAAGTTACTGAAGGAAATGAACCCTGCTTCTTCATTACATTCTTTTCATGGGATTCTCACCGAGCTACT GTGCCAGGAAACTCGTTCCAGAAGAAGGTGGCATTGCTCTTTGGTGCTAGCCATGCAGAG GATCGATCTGATGGACAAGGACCCAGGCAAAGAGCCGAAGCTTTAGCTGCCTTAACATCTGCATTTAATCCATCACCAGAAGGCAAAACCTCAGCTCCAAAGCCAGTTTGCACCGGTCAGGGATCACAGCGAGCTGCTGCTGTAGCTGCTCTCTCCCAAGTTCTTACTGCGGAAATGAAGAAATCACCCGATGGATCCCCTAGAAAATCTGCTAGCAGCACTCCTGCAGTAACCAGCCCTACTT ATGAAGCAAAGAGTGAAGCAGACCCTTCCGGCGCACACGATTCTCATGAGACAGCTGAAGGCGAGACAGGTGAAACCAATGGGGACAATTCGGAACCGATAACTCAGTCATGTACATACAGTTACGACCAGCTGAAGTCCAAATCTGAAAATCCAGTAACTGGAATTGACTTCAAACGCAGAGAG ACTTATTTGTCCGATGAGGAGTTCGAGACGGTATTCGGGATGCCGAAAGAAGCATTTTACAAGTTGCCAAAGTGGAAGCAAGATCTTCAAAAGAAGGAAGTTGATCTATTCTAG